A window of the Triticum dicoccoides isolate Atlit2015 ecotype Zavitan unplaced genomic scaffold, WEW_v2.0 scaffold19820, whole genome shotgun sequence genome harbors these coding sequences:
- the LOC119345002 gene encoding LOW QUALITY PROTEIN: probable glutathione S-transferase GSTU6 (The sequence of the model RefSeq protein was modified relative to this genomic sequence to represent the inferred CDS: deleted 1 base in 1 codon; substituted 1 base at 1 genomic stop codon), with protein MALKTGEDLKLLGIRGSPHVLRVQLALRLKGLSYDYVEQDPRNNHKMGDLLRHSTVPVLLIHGGKPVRGCLNIILYVDEAFAGPSLLPAGRGCHARAVARXWADFIDDTLVEAMYKAEGRNQAAAAIEALEGALRECSKPFFGGDNAGYVDVVLGSLLPWVCAADATWGTETLDPAMTPLLATWKDRFSALDAAQGVMPDMGKVVGFATMMPARHPKRSDLTLHVLMFFL; from the exons ATGGCGCTGAAGACAGGAGAAGACCTGAAGCTGCTGGGGATCAGGGGGAGCCCGCACGTGCTGCGCGTGCAGCTCGCGCTCCGCCTCAAGGGCTTGAGCTACGACTACGTGGAGCAGGACCCCAGGAACAACCACAAGATGGGCGACCTGCTCCGCCACAGCACGGTGCCGGTGCTGCTGATCCACGGCGGCAAGCCCGTCCGCGGCTGCCTCAACATAATACTATACGTCGATGAGGCCTTCGCCGGCCCCTCCCTCCTCCCCGCTGGGCGC GGCTGCCACGCCCGTGCCGTCGCTCGCTAGTGGGCCGACTTCATCGATGACACG CTCGTTGAGGCGATGTACAAGGCGGAGGGCAGGAACCAGGCGGCTGCGGCGATAGAGGCCCTAGAGGGTGCACTGAGAGAGTGCTCCAAGCCCTTCTTTGGCGGCGACAATGCCGGATATGTGGACGTCGTTCTCGGGAGCCTTCTTCCATGGGTGTGTGCCGCCGACGCGACGTGGGGTACCGAGACCTTAGACCCCGCCAtgacgccgctcttggccacttggaaGGACCGCTTCAGTGCGTTGGACGCGGCCCAGGGGGTCATGCCGGACATGGGGAAGGTGGTCGGCTTTGCCACGATGATGCCTGCTAGACACCCTAAACGATCAGACCTGACGCTTCATGTGCTTATGTTTTTTTTATGA